A region of the Dickeya chrysanthemi NCPPB 402 genome:
AGAGGTCTGGCTGGGATCATGGATAAAATTACTCAAGTAATCTGATTTTTTTATCCTCATCCTGTGGATAAATAGCTTGAAATGCAGGGTAAAACCCGTAGTTATCCAAATAACAACTGCGGGTGATTTTTTGAGCTGTGCATAACTAGCCTTTCAGATCCCAGCTAATACAGTCTGGGATCACCGATCATTCACAGTTAATGATCGACAATAACCTATTGATCTTCTTTTTGGATCCCGGCTTATCCACAGCACATCGGGATCCTAATAAGAGATCTAATAAAGAGATCTTTAAATAAAAAGATCTTTCTTTAACTACCTATCGATCCAACACACTTGGTAGACGGTACAAACTTAAGTAGAATCCCCCACCCCAGGGCAAGTAACGATCATTCGCAACCACGCGAGGTGTAGCACCATGTTTTATCCGGATCCTTTTGACGTTATCGTGATCGGTGGCGGTCATGCGGGTACAGAAGCCGCCATGGCTTCGGCCCGAATGGGACGTCAAACCCTTTTGCTGACGCATAACATTGATACGCTGGGACAAATGTCCTGTAACCCGGCGATCGGCGGTATTGGGAAAGGTCATCTGGTAAAAGAGATCGATGCGATGGGCGGGTTGATGGCACGCGCTATCGATCGTGGCGGCATTCAGTTTAGGATACTAAACTCCAGTAAAGGCCCGGCGGTGCGTGCCACTCGTGCTCAGGCCGACAGAGTGTTGTACCGTCAGGCGGTGCGTACGGCACTGGAGAATCAGCCGAATCTGACGCTCTTCCAGCAAGCCGTAGAAGATCTGATTGTCGAAAATGATCGCGTCGTCGGCGCGGTCACTCAAATGGGGCTGAAATTCCATGCTAAAGCGGTGGTGCTCACGGTCGGTACTTTCCTGGACGGCAAGATCCATATCGGTCTGGATAATTACAGCGGCGGACGAGCAGGCGATCCGCCGTCGATCGCGTTGTCGCATCGTTTGCGTGAACTGCCGCTGCGTGTTGGTCGTCTGAAAACCGGTACGCCGCCGCGTATCGATGCCCGCACTATCGACTTTAGCGTATTGACGCCGCAGCACGGTGACGATCCCATGCCGGTATTTTCCTTCCTGGGGAAAGCCAGCGAACATCCAACCCAAATGCCGTGCTACATCACCCATACCAATGAACGTACGCATGATGTGATCCGTAGCAATCTGGATCGCAGTCCAATGTATGCCGGCGTGATCGAAGGGATCGGCCCGCGCTACTGCCCTTCCATTGAAGACAAAGTGATGCGATTTGCCGATCGCAACGCGCACCAAATTTTCCTGGAGCCGGAAGGGCTGACCAGTAACGAAATTTACCCGAACGGCATCTCAACCAGTCTGCCGTTCGATGTACAGTGGCAAATCGTTCGTTCTATGGACGGTATGCAGAATGCGCGTATCGTTCGCCCCGGTTACGCCATTGAGTATGATTATTTTGACCCGCGTGACCTGAAACCGACGTTGGAAAGTAAGTTTATCCACAATCTGTTTTTTGCCGGTCAAATCAACGGCACGACCGGTTACGAAGAAGCGGCGGCGCAGGGGATGCTGGCGGGCCTGAATGCCGCTCGTCTGGCGTTTGATCAGGAAGGCTGGACGCCACGCCGTGATCAAGCCTACATCGGCGTGCTGGTGGATGATCTTTGTACGCTGGGAACGAAAGAGCCCTACCGTATGTTTACCTCTCGCGCCGAATACCGGCTGATGCTGCGTGAGGACAATGCCGACTTGCGTTTGACTGCCATTGGCCGCGAACTGGGCATGGTAGACGACGAACGCTGGGCGCGTTTTAACGAGAAGCTGGAAAATATCGAGAAAGAACGCCAACGTCTGCGCGATGTGCTGGTTCATCCACACTCTGAAGGCGTAGAACAGATCAACAGCCTGTTGAAATCGCCGTTGTCGCGTGAAGCCAACGGGGAGGACTTGCTAAGACGCCCGGAAATGGACTATGTGCAGCTGACCGGATTGTCAATGTTTGCACCGGCGTTGCCTGATGTTCAGGCTGCAGAGCAGGTAGAGATTCAGGTTAAATACGAAGGCTACATCGCGCGTCAGCAGGATGAGATCGAAAAGCAACTGCGCAACGAGAACACGTTGCTGCCGGCGGATCTGGATTATCGTCAGGTTAGCGGTCTGTCGAATGAGGTTATCGCCAAACTCAACGATCACAAACCGAGCTCGATTGGTCAGGCATCGCGCATTTCCGGCATCACGCCGGCGGCCATTTCAATTCTGCTGGTCTGGCTGAAAAAACAAGGTATGCTGCGCCGCAGCGCTTAACCACCACCACTCGTTTATGTTGATGCATGGCCGCTTTCGCGGCCATGTTGCCTTAAACCGACAACAGGATTCATTTGTGCTCGAGATACTTAACAGCCTGCTGCAGCGTGCCGGAATGACGCTGACCGATCAGCAAAAAAACCAGTTGCTTCAGTATGTAGCGTTACTTCACAAGTGGAACAAAGCCTATAACCTGACATCGGTACGTGAGCCGGAGCTGATGTTGATTCGGCATATCATGGACAGCCTGGTGGTTGAGCCGCACCTGGTCGGCAGTCGTTTCATCGATGTGGGTACCGGGCCGGGTTTACCCGGCGTACCGTTGGCTATTGTTCGTCCCGACGCGCATTTTGTCCTGCTGGATAGCCTGGGAAAACGGGTACGCTTCCTGCGTCAGGTTCAGCATGAGTTGAATCTGGGCAATATTGAGCCTGTACAGAGCCGCGTTGAAGACTTTCCGGCTGACCCGCCATTCGATGGCGTAATCAGTCGGGCATTTGCATCGCTGCAGGATATGGTGAACTGGTGTCATCACTTACCATCTCGACCGCAGGGGCGATTCTATGCCCTCAAAGGCGTGGTGCCGCATGACGAAATGGGAGTACTGCCGCAAGGCGTGTCGGTTGAAAAGGTCGTTCCGCTGTCTGTCCCTGAACTGGAAGGGGAACGACATCTGGTGGTGCTAAAGCCCAACTAATTTTGTCATTTATCAAAAAAATCATGAATAGTTGTAAATTTTTCATACTGATAGCTCAAAGTGAAATAATGACCAGAGTCATCTTTATGTTCACCTTAATTTTACAACTCTGCTGTATAACCTTTCATTTCCAGGGGAAAAAGCTCAATGACAGCAAAATATTTTCATGGTTCAGCAAAAGATTTGATGACGAATTTGTGTTAAAAACATGGAAAAAAATATCCTGCTTGTCAATAGATGGTTTTGAAGCTGTATTCGGGCTGTTTTGTGAGTGTTCGTTTTTTAAATTATTGAAATTAAAAATATATATGGCTTTTTTGCCAAAGACAAAAAAAATCAATTCAGCTATAAAAGGTCTGGTTCTATTTTATGTGAGAAATATCACATATTGTCGGCGTCAGATGCACAGGGGTGCCAAAATGCAGTTTGGGGATAGTTAGTGAAAATAAGGCTTCGGAAATAAATTTAAATAATCGTTCACCTTTTTGCTACTTATCGATTGAATTCGCATGGATGACCCGTATAATTTGCTCGTTTTTCGCTGCTTGACTCGGTACTGCAAAGGCAGTTTTATACGGTCATTCAGCATACCTCTGAAAAGGTACGGAGAATCGTCATGTCTGTATCCCTTTACAGTGGGAAAATTGCCCGGTTATCGCTGTTATTGCAGCTGGCGGTGATTTTTGTTGTTAGTGTGGCGTTTTACGCTGGCAACGTTAAAGCGGGCGCTTCCGCACTGGCCGGGGGGCTGGCAGCTTGGCTGCCAAACATGGTGTTCATACTGTTTGCCGTGCGGCATCAGTCAGACAAGCCACCGGAAGGGCGGGTAGCCTGGTCGTTTGCCGTTGGGGAAGCGTTGAAAATGCTCTTCACCATCGTGCTGTTGGTGGTGGCGTTAGGTGTGTTTCATGCGGCTTTTTTCCCGCTTGGCCTGACGTACTTAGTGGTGCTGATCACGCAGATCGTGGCACCGGCTGTAATTAACCGTTACCGTAGTTAACAACAAAAGGGTAAGAGACATCATGTCTGCATCTACTCCACAAGAGTATATCGGTCACCACCTGACCCATTTGCAGGTGGGCTCGGGATTCTGGTCGATTAACGTCGACTCGATGTTTTTCTCCGTGGTTCTCGGCGTACTCTTTCTGGCGATCTTCCGCAAGGTTGCCAAAACCGCGACCAGCGGCGTACCGGGTAAGCTGCAAACGGCAGTCGAACTGGTCGTGGGATTTATCGATGGCAGCGTGCGCGATATGTTCCATGGAAAAAGCAAGCTGATCGCACCACTGGCGTTGACCGTTTTCGTCTGGGTCTTCCTGATGAACCTGATGGACCTGTTGCCTATCGATTTGTTGCCGCAGATCTGGGCACATGTCTATAGCGCTCTCGGTCATGATCCTGCACATGCTTATCTGCGTGTAGTGCCTTCCGCCGACGTTAACGTGACGTTGTCCATGGCGCTGGGCGTATTCATCCTGATTCTGTTTTACAGCATCAAGATGAAAGGTGTGGGTGGGTTCGTGAAAGAACTGACCATGCAGCCGTTCAATCACCCTGTGTTTATTCCCGTCAACCTGATTCTTGAAGGGGTTAGCCTGCTGTCCAAACCGGTTTCTCTTGGTTTGCGACTGTTTGGCAACATGTATGCGGGTGAGCTGATTTTCATCCTGATCGCGGGCTTGTTGCCGTGGTGGTCACAGTGGATTCTGAATGTGCCTTGGGCCATTTTCCACATTCTGATTATTACGCTGCAGGCATTTATCTTTATGGTTCTGACAGTTGTTTATCTTTCGATGGCATCTGAAGAGCATTGATTTTTCACAACACTACAACGTTTTAACTGAAACAAACTGGAGACTGTCATGGAAAACCTGAGTATGGATCTGCTGTACATGGCTGCCGCTGTGATGATGGGCCTGGCGGCAATCGGTGCTGCAATCGGTATCGGCATTCTGGGTGGTAAATTCTTGGAAGGTGCTGCCCGCCAGCCTGACCTGATCCCTCTGCTGCGTACACAGTTCTTTATCGTTATGGGTCTGGTGGATGCTATCCCGATGATCGCGGTAGGTCTGGGTCTGTACGTGATGTTTGCGGTGGCCTAAGCAGGCGTAAGCTTGCCAGGTAAAAGACATCGACTCATTTAACTCATGAAAGAGGCATTGTGCTGTGAATCTTAACGCAACAATCCTCGGCCAGGCCATTGCGTTCGTCCTGTTTGTCTGGTTCTGCATGAAGTATGTATGGCCGCCGATTATGGCTGCCATCGAAAAGCGTCAGAAAGAAATTGCTGACGGTCTTGCTTCTGCTGAACGTGCCAAAAAAGATCTGAACTTAGCGCAGGCCAATGCGACCGACCAACTGAAGAAAGCCAAAGCGGAAGCTCAGGTGATCATCGAGCAGGCAAACAAACAGCGTGCTCAGATTCTGGACGAAGCTAAAGCGGAAGCGGAAGCGGAACGCAACAAAATCGTGGCGCAGGCGCAGGCTGAAATCGAAGCCGAACGCAAACGTGCCCGTGAAGAGTTGCGTAAGCAGGTTGCCATTCTGGCGATTGCCGGTGCCGAGAAAATTATTGAACGTTCCGTGGATGAAGCTGCCAACAGCGACATCGTTGATAAACTGGTCGCTGAACTGTAAGGAGGGAGGGGCTGATGTCTGAATTTGTCACGGTAGCTCGCCCCTACGCCAAAGCAGCTTTTGACTTTGCCGTTGAGAACCAGGCGCTTGATCGCTGGCAGCAAATGCTGGCGTTCGCCGCCGAGGTTGCGCGCAATGAACATATTGCCGGCATGCTGGCTGGAGCCATCGCTCCCCAGACCATGGCGCAAACGTTCATTACCGTATGTGGTGATCAACTGGATGAAGCGGGCCAGAACCTGATCCGGGTAATGGCTGAAAACGGACGTTTGCCGGTGCTGCCTGAAGTACTGGAACAGTTTGTTCAATTGCGTGCGGAGCTGGAATCGACCGTGGATGTCGAGGTTATTTCCGCCGCCACGTTGAGCGAGCAGCAGTTATCAGGGATAACCGCTGCAATGGAACAACGTCTGTCACGTAAAGTGAAGCTGAATTGCAAAATTGATAAGTCTGTTATGGCCGGCGTGGTAATTCGCGCGGGCGATATGGTGATAGACGGCAGTATTCGCGGTCGTCTGGAACGTCTGGCAGACGTCTTGCAGTCTTAAGGGGACTGGAGCATGCAACTGAATTCCACCGAAATCAGTGAACTGATCAAGCAGCGGATTGCTCAGTTCAACGTTGTGAGCGAAGCTCATAACGAAGGTACGATTGTTTCCGTCAGTGACGGGATCATTCGCGTACACGGTCTGGCCGATGTGATGCAGGGTGAGATGATCTCCCTGCCGGGCAACCGTTACGCGATCGCACTGAACCTGGAGCGCGACTCCGTTGGTGCGGTAGTAATGGGTCCGTACGCGGATCTGGCCGAAGGCATGAAAGTCAAATGCACCGGCCGTATTCTGGAAGTGCCGGTTGGCCGTGGCCTGCTGGGCCGCGTGGTTAACACGCTGGGTGCGCCGATCGACGGTAAAGGTCCGCTGGAACATGATGGTTTCTCTGCCGTAGAAACCATTGCGCCGGGCGTTATCGATCGCCAGTCCGTTGATCAGCCGGTTCAGACCGGTTACAAGTCTGTGGACGCCATGATTCCAATCGGTCGTGGTCAGCGTGAGCTTATCATCGGCGACCGTCAGACTGGTAAAACTGCGCTGGCGATTGATGCCATCATCAACCAGCGTGATTCCGGTATCAAATGTATTTATGTCGCTATCGGCCAGAAAGCGTCCACCATTGCTAACGTGGTGCGTAAACTGGAAGAGCACGGTGCGTTGGCCAATACCATCGTGGTGGTGGCAACCGCGTCTGAGTCTGCTGCGCTGCAATATCTGGCGCCGTATGCCGGTTGCGCCATGGGCGAATACTTCCGTGACCGCGGTGAAGATGCGCTGATCATTTACGATGACCTGTCTAAACAGGCTGTCGCTTATCGTCAGATTTCCCTGTTGCTTCGTCGTCCGCCTGGTCGTGAAGCTTATCCGGGTGACGTATTCTATCTGCACTCCCGTCTGCTGGAGCGTGCTGCGCGTGTTAACGCCGAGTACGTGGAAGCCTTCACTAAAGGTGAAGTGAAAGGACAAACCGGTTCTTTGACCGCACTGCCGATCATCGAAACGCAGGCCGGCGACGTGTCCGCGTTCGTTCCGACCAACGTTATCTCGATTACCGATGGTCAGATCTTCCTGGAATCCAACCTGTTCAACTCCGGTATTCGTCCGGCGGTTAACCCGGGGATTTCCGTATCCCGTGTGGGTGGTGCCGCACAGACCAAGATCATGAAGAAACTGTCCGGTGGTATTCGTACCGCACTGGCACAGTACCGCGAACTGGCAGCGTTCTCCCAGTTTGCCTCTGATCTGGACGATGCAACCCGTAAACAACTGAGCCACGGTCAGAAAGTGACCGAGCTGCTGAAACAGAAACAGTATGCGCCGATGTCCGTTGCGCAGCAGTCTCTGGTGCTGTTCGCGGCAGAACGCGGTTATCTGGAAGACGTTGAACTGGCGAAAGTCGGCAGTTTTGAAGCCGCACTGCTGGCTTACGCCAGCCGTGAGCACGGCGAGCTTCTGCAGCAGATCGACCAGACTGGCGCTTATAACGATGAGATCGAGGGTAAATTCAAAGGCATCCTCGATACCTTTAAGGCAACCCAGTCCTGGTAACGCCCCGTGGCCTGCCTTAACGGCAGGCCGCTAGGCATTGAGGAGAAGCTAAGATGGCCGGCGCAAAAGAGATACGTAGTAAGATCGGAAGCGTCCAGAACACGCAGAAGATCACCAAAGCGATGGAAATGGTCGCCGCTTCCAAAATGCGTAAATCGCAGGATCGTATGGCGGCCAGCCGTCCTTATGCGGAAACCATACGCAAAGTGATTGGTCACCTTGCGTTAGGGAATCTGGAATATAAACACCCGTACCTGGAAGAGCGTGAAGTCAAACGCGTCGGGTATCTGGTGGTGTCTACCGATCGTGGCCTGTGTGGCGGCCTGAACATTAACCTGTTCAAGAAGCTGCTGGGTGATATGAAAGCCTGGAATGAAAAAGGCGCCGAGGTTGATCTGGCGATGATTGGTTCCAAAGGCGTTTCTTTCTTCGGCTCAGTAGGCGCAAACATTGTTGCTCAGGTTACCGGCATGGGGGACAACCCTTCGCTGTCCGAACTTATCGGGCCGGTGAAAGTCATGCTGCAGGCCTACGACGAAGGTCGTCTGGACAAACTGTACGTGGTGAGCAACAAGTTCATCAATACCATGTCTCAGGTTCCACAAGTTGTTCAGCTGCTGCCATTGCCTCCGGCAGAAGAAGGCGGGCTGACGAAGAAATCCTGGGATTACCTGTATGAACCCGATCCTAAGCCGCTACTGGATACCCTGTTGCGCCGCTATGTGGAGTCTCAGGTTTATCAGGGCGTCGTAGAAAACCTGGCCAGTGAGCAGGCCGCGCGAATGGTAGCGATGAAGGCCGCAACAGATAACGGCGGCAACCTGATCAAAGAGCTGCAGTTGGTTTACAACAAGGCTCGTCAGGCAAGCATCACTCAGGAACTCACCGAAATCGTATCGGGAGCCTCCGCGGTTTAAATCAGGTTTTACGAATTACGTATTGTCGAATTACGTAGAGGATTCAAGATGGCTACTGGAAAGATTATCCAGGTAATCGGCGCCGTGGTGGACGTCGAGTTCCCTCAGGATGCCGTACCGAATGTGTACGAAGCGCTTGAGGTAGAGAACGGGGCTGAGAAATTGGTGCTGGAAGTGCAGCAGCAGTTAGGTGGCGGCCTGGTTCGTTGTATTGCAATGGGTTCTTCTGACGGCCTGCGCCGTGGTTTGAAAGTCACCAGCCTGGCGCACCCGATCGAAGTCCCGGTTGGTAAAGCGACGCTGGGGCGTATCATGAACGTACTGGGTGAGCCGGTCGACATGAAAGGGCCGATTGGCGAAGAAGAACGCTGGGCGATTCACCGTGCGGCCCCGACGTATGAAGAACTGTCCAACTCCCAGGAACTGCTGGAAACCGGCATCAAGGTTATCGACCTGATTTGTCCGTTCGCTAAAGGCGGTAAAGTCGGTCTGTTCGGTGGTGCGGGTGTAGGTAAAACCGTAAACATGATGGAACTGATCCGTAACATCGCGATCGAGCATTCCGGTTACTCTGTGTTTGCGGGCGTGGGTGAACGTACCCGTGAAGGTAACGACTTCTACCACGAAATGACCGACTCCAACGTTATCGACAAAGTTTCACTGGTGTATGGCCAGATGAACGAGCCGCCGGGCAGTCGCCTGCGCGTGGCGCTGACCGGTCTGACCATGGCGGAAAAATTCCGTGATGAAGGCCGTGACGTTCTGCTGTTCGTGGATAACATTTACCGTTACACCCTGGCGGGGACTGAAGTATCCGCACTGCTGGGTCGTATGCCGTCCGCAGTAGGCTACCAGCCGACGCTGGCAGAAGAAATGGGTGTGTTGCAGGAGCGTATTACCTCCACCAAGACAGGTTCAATCACTTCTATCCAGGCCGTTTACGTGCCAGCGGATGACTTGACTGACCCGTCACCGGCAACCACCTTTGCGCACCTGGACTCTACCGTAACACTGAGCCGTCAGATCGCGTCTCTGGGTATCTACCCGGCTGTAGACCCGCTGGATTCCACCAGCCGTCAGTTGGATCCGCTGATCGTGGGTCAGGAGCACTACGATGTCGCGCGTGGTGTGCAGTCTATTCTGCAGCGCTATCAGGAACTGAAGGATATCATCGCGATTCTGGGTATGGACGAGCTGTCTGAAGAAGACAAGCTGGTGGTATCCCGTGCGCGTAAGATCCAACGCTTCCTGTCTCAGCCGTTCTTCGTAGCTGAAGTATTTACCGGTTCTCCGGGTAAATATGTGTCGTTGAAAGACACCATCCGTGGCTTCAAAGGCATTATGGACGGCGAATACGACCACCTACCGGAACAGGCGTTCTACATGGTTGGTTCCATTGATGAAGTAGTGGAAAAAGCCAAGAAACTGTAACGCCTTGATAGGAGGGTGATATGGCTGCTATGACTTACCATCTGGATGTCGTTAGTGCGGAACAGGCAATGTTTTCCGGTCTGGTGCAGAAAATCCAGGTGACCGGTAGCGACGGCGAACTGGGAATTTATCCTGGCCACGCCCCCCTGCTCACGGCCATTAAGCCTGGTATGGTGCGCATTGTTAAACAGCACGGCGAAGAAGAGTATATCTACCTGTCCGGCGGTATCCTTGAGGTACAACCGAACATGGTGACCGTGCTGTCCGATACCGCCATTCGTGGGCAGGACCTTGATGAAGCGCGTGCGATGGAAGCGAAGCGCAGAGCCGAAGAGCATATTCGTAATTCACACGGTGATGTGGATTATGCTCAAGCCTCTGCCGATTTGGCGAAAGCCATCGCTAAACTGCGTGTCATCGAGCTGACCAAAAAAGCGATGTAACAGATGCAGATGTAACCATCATGCAGATGTAAAAAAGCCAGCTGATTCAAGCTGGCTTTTTTTATGCCTGACAGAGCGTCAGGCTGGTGTTGATGGGTACCGGTTTCGGTGCCTTTGGGTTTTATGTCGGTTACTTCTTCTGCAGAAAATCACCCAGTTGCAGGCTGCCTTTTTCATCCCGGCTGAAGACCGCTGGCACCGCGACGGATTTGTAATTCGCCGTCGTGATTTCCTTACCCTGACTGTTGACCGCTCGATTATTCCTGATGAAGTAGTTGCTGGCGTCCAGCCGGCCTACCACGGCATCGTCATACTTGCCGGGTTGGGTACGCAGTGAAACGTTGTTTTTGAAAATCCCTTGTTTTTCATAGCCATAGTAAGGGCTTGGGCGGAAGATAAAGTTGAAGCGAACGTTATCCAGCGCGATGTTATTGGAGACTTGCAGCGCGCCGGGGTTGAAGTTGTCGCTGAACCCGTCCATGTGGTTACCGATAGCAATGCTATTTTTCACCTGATGCGCTACGGGTTGGCCTTCTCCGCCCAGTTTAAAGCCGTTGCTGGTGTTGTTGAGTGAAATGGAATTCTCGATCATCACAGCCCCATTCGGGCCATCCTCAATTTTGTTGAACAGGTCGAAGCCGTCGTCAACGTTGTCATGGGAGAATGCGCCGCGAATGACGTTACCCTCGCCAACACGCATTTTTACTGCAAAACCATCGGCATCTTTTTTGCTTGGGTCCTGATTGCTGTGTGATTCTGAATTGAGAATCAGGTTATGGCTGGCCCACAACGGGCGACCTACGTTATCGCTGGACGACACCTGAATACCGGTATTGTCGCAGTGGTGCGCCAGGACGCGTTCAATCTGGTTGTGGCTACCTTCAATACGGAAGCTTTTTTCCGTGATTTCAATCCCTTTGACTTTCCAATAGCTGGCGTTGAGCTGGAGGCCGTGGAATACCGCTTTTTTGCCGACAGGCATCAACGTTTTCATGCCTTTGGCGTTGCCGCTGGCGCTGACAGGAATAACGGTGGCGCTGTAGTCGCCATCCATCAGCCACAATGTGCCGCCACCCGGCAACGCATTGATGGCGGTTTTAATATCCAGCGGTGCATTTTTACTACCATCGTTACCCGCTTTGCCTTCCGGGGAGACATACAGATTTCTGGCGTCGGCCAGCGTAATTTTTTCTACGCTGAAAGAGGTTTCTTTTGCCGTTTTATCTTCACCCTCGCTTGGGATATAGACCAGTTTGAAATCTGATTTTTGTTGCGTCAGCCTGGTGGTCAGAGAGAAATCATCGCCGGCGCGAACACGTTGCGGTTTACCCAGCGATTTACCGTTTTGGAACACTTCGACTGTGCCGTTGTAATTCACTCGCGCCTGTACCGGATAGGTGTCGCTGGTGGAAAGCGAAGACGATGCGACTTGCAGCAGTGGCGCAGTGGTTTCTGCTTTGAACGGCGCGGAAGGTTTGGTATTCGCCGGGCTGGTGGTCAGACTGGCGTTACTGATGGTTATTTTCGCATTACGTGACGCGAAGAACCCCACATAGTAGTGATCCTTGTCCTGATGGGTCACTAAATCCGCCCCTTTGACGGTTTTGCTGACCCATTGGTCACTGCCCTTAGGGGCGTAAGCGGTGATGAAACCGTCATTGGTACGCTCCAGTTTCAGGCGGAACGTTGGCGTCTGTTCCAGATTAATTTTTTCCTGGTAGCTGGTGCGGGTAATTTCTGCGTTGGTATTGCCCCAGGGCTGCGTCACGCCATTGCGGCTGATGAGCTGCATTTTCACTTCGGTTTTCGATTTTTTATCCTGCGTCATGATGGCGTTCATCACCATAT
Encoded here:
- the atpG gene encoding F0F1 ATP synthase subunit gamma, with translation MAGAKEIRSKIGSVQNTQKITKAMEMVAASKMRKSQDRMAASRPYAETIRKVIGHLALGNLEYKHPYLEEREVKRVGYLVVSTDRGLCGGLNINLFKKLLGDMKAWNEKGAEVDLAMIGSKGVSFFGSVGANIVAQVTGMGDNPSLSELIGPVKVMLQAYDEGRLDKLYVVSNKFINTMSQVPQVVQLLPLPPAEEGGLTKKSWDYLYEPDPKPLLDTLLRRYVESQVYQGVVENLASEQAARMVAMKAATDNGGNLIKELQLVYNKARQASITQELTEIVSGASAV
- the atpD gene encoding F0F1 ATP synthase subunit beta, translating into MATGKIIQVIGAVVDVEFPQDAVPNVYEALEVENGAEKLVLEVQQQLGGGLVRCIAMGSSDGLRRGLKVTSLAHPIEVPVGKATLGRIMNVLGEPVDMKGPIGEEERWAIHRAAPTYEELSNSQELLETGIKVIDLICPFAKGGKVGLFGGAGVGKTVNMMELIRNIAIEHSGYSVFAGVGERTREGNDFYHEMTDSNVIDKVSLVYGQMNEPPGSRLRVALTGLTMAEKFRDEGRDVLLFVDNIYRYTLAGTEVSALLGRMPSAVGYQPTLAEEMGVLQERITSTKTGSITSIQAVYVPADDLTDPSPATTFAHLDSTVTLSRQIASLGIYPAVDPLDSTSRQLDPLIVGQEHYDVARGVQSILQRYQELKDIIAILGMDELSEEDKLVVSRARKIQRFLSQPFFVAEVFTGSPGKYVSLKDTIRGFKGIMDGEYDHLPEQAFYMVGSIDEVVEKAKKL
- the atpF gene encoding F0F1 ATP synthase subunit B, encoding MNLNATILGQAIAFVLFVWFCMKYVWPPIMAAIEKRQKEIADGLASAERAKKDLNLAQANATDQLKKAKAEAQVIIEQANKQRAQILDEAKAEAEAERNKIVAQAQAEIEAERKRAREELRKQVAILAIAGAEKIIERSVDEAANSDIVDKLVAEL
- the atpE gene encoding F0F1 ATP synthase subunit C; amino-acid sequence: MENLSMDLLYMAAAVMMGLAAIGAAIGIGILGGKFLEGAARQPDLIPLLRTQFFIVMGLVDAIPMIAVGLGLYVMFAVA
- the rsmG gene encoding 16S rRNA (guanine(527)-N(7))-methyltransferase RsmG, yielding MLEILNSLLQRAGMTLTDQQKNQLLQYVALLHKWNKAYNLTSVREPELMLIRHIMDSLVVEPHLVGSRFIDVGTGPGLPGVPLAIVRPDAHFVLLDSLGKRVRFLRQVQHELNLGNIEPVQSRVEDFPADPPFDGVISRAFASLQDMVNWCHHLPSRPQGRFYALKGVVPHDEMGVLPQGVSVEKVVPLSVPELEGERHLVVLKPN
- the mnmG gene encoding tRNA uridine-5-carboxymethylaminomethyl(34) synthesis enzyme MnmG encodes the protein MFYPDPFDVIVIGGGHAGTEAAMASARMGRQTLLLTHNIDTLGQMSCNPAIGGIGKGHLVKEIDAMGGLMARAIDRGGIQFRILNSSKGPAVRATRAQADRVLYRQAVRTALENQPNLTLFQQAVEDLIVENDRVVGAVTQMGLKFHAKAVVLTVGTFLDGKIHIGLDNYSGGRAGDPPSIALSHRLRELPLRVGRLKTGTPPRIDARTIDFSVLTPQHGDDPMPVFSFLGKASEHPTQMPCYITHTNERTHDVIRSNLDRSPMYAGVIEGIGPRYCPSIEDKVMRFADRNAHQIFLEPEGLTSNEIYPNGISTSLPFDVQWQIVRSMDGMQNARIVRPGYAIEYDYFDPRDLKPTLESKFIHNLFFAGQINGTTGYEEAAAQGMLAGLNAARLAFDQEGWTPRRDQAYIGVLVDDLCTLGTKEPYRMFTSRAEYRLMLREDNADLRLTAIGRELGMVDDERWARFNEKLENIEKERQRLRDVLVHPHSEGVEQINSLLKSPLSREANGEDLLRRPEMDYVQLTGLSMFAPALPDVQAAEQVEIQVKYEGYIARQQDEIEKQLRNENTLLPADLDYRQVSGLSNEVIAKLNDHKPSSIGQASRISGITPAAISILLVWLKKQGMLRRSA
- the atpI gene encoding F0F1 ATP synthase subunit I, which gives rise to MSVSLYSGKIARLSLLLQLAVIFVVSVAFYAGNVKAGASALAGGLAAWLPNMVFILFAVRHQSDKPPEGRVAWSFAVGEALKMLFTIVLLVVALGVFHAAFFPLGLTYLVVLITQIVAPAVINRYRS
- the atpB gene encoding F0F1 ATP synthase subunit A — its product is MSASTPQEYIGHHLTHLQVGSGFWSINVDSMFFSVVLGVLFLAIFRKVAKTATSGVPGKLQTAVELVVGFIDGSVRDMFHGKSKLIAPLALTVFVWVFLMNLMDLLPIDLLPQIWAHVYSALGHDPAHAYLRVVPSADVNVTLSMALGVFILILFYSIKMKGVGGFVKELTMQPFNHPVFIPVNLILEGVSLLSKPVSLGLRLFGNMYAGELIFILIAGLLPWWSQWILNVPWAIFHILIITLQAFIFMVLTVVYLSMASEEH
- the atpH gene encoding F0F1 ATP synthase subunit delta; translation: MSEFVTVARPYAKAAFDFAVENQALDRWQQMLAFAAEVARNEHIAGMLAGAIAPQTMAQTFITVCGDQLDEAGQNLIRVMAENGRLPVLPEVLEQFVQLRAELESTVDVEVISAATLSEQQLSGITAAMEQRLSRKVKLNCKIDKSVMAGVVIRAGDMVIDGSIRGRLERLADVLQS
- the atpA gene encoding F0F1 ATP synthase subunit alpha, whose amino-acid sequence is MQLNSTEISELIKQRIAQFNVVSEAHNEGTIVSVSDGIIRVHGLADVMQGEMISLPGNRYAIALNLERDSVGAVVMGPYADLAEGMKVKCTGRILEVPVGRGLLGRVVNTLGAPIDGKGPLEHDGFSAVETIAPGVIDRQSVDQPVQTGYKSVDAMIPIGRGQRELIIGDRQTGKTALAIDAIINQRDSGIKCIYVAIGQKASTIANVVRKLEEHGALANTIVVVATASESAALQYLAPYAGCAMGEYFRDRGEDALIIYDDLSKQAVAYRQISLLLRRPPGREAYPGDVFYLHSRLLERAARVNAEYVEAFTKGEVKGQTGSLTALPIIETQAGDVSAFVPTNVISITDGQIFLESNLFNSGIRPAVNPGISVSRVGGAAQTKIMKKLSGGIRTALAQYRELAAFSQFASDLDDATRKQLSHGQKVTELLKQKQYAPMSVAQQSLVLFAAERGYLEDVELAKVGSFEAALLAYASREHGELLQQIDQTGAYNDEIEGKFKGILDTFKATQSW